The following proteins are co-located in the Lagenorhynchus albirostris chromosome 2, mLagAlb1.1, whole genome shotgun sequence genome:
- the LOC132515464 gene encoding LOW QUALITY PROTEIN: serine/threonine-protein phosphatase 6 regulatory subunit 2-like (The sequence of the model RefSeq protein was modified relative to this genomic sequence to represent the inferred CDS: inserted 1 base in 1 codon; deleted 2 bases in 1 codon; substituted 1 base at 1 genomic stop codon) yields MVLCAQLCKQNVCAKKPPHGLSCSATPQPAASRPESTMVAAHLFQKCCLVQRILEAWEASDHTQAAGGMRHGNMGHLTXIANTVVQNLEGGPMQTQLSEVIRGLPWDCRGRWESFVEETLMEANRRNAVDLVSTRHLHPSSEEEDVEGIFPNELALQQAFSRYQVQQMTATFVDQFGFSNEEFAEQDNSVNAPFDRIVEINFSVDSPGAALFEACCSDHIQPFDKDDDLWEDVRVAQVTRARFGGPHASESCRKDGPECRGQGREESSRAVGDTARAGGRLLGCRPEGRSSCXGGSEAGAPWMVFDEPENSMASGPAPAVAMGVGSSVWVASSSSALTPEEKGWAKFAGFQPFCCSESGLRCSSPVDRGHGDAQGGLNQGPERTLGPATPGAWNACVTRKAPLVASKSREDKLMAAVASEAVSVGPGQEAPPPPVSVPRCGRECCGQTWPARCPGKGPGPVWPTEWAECATSTPPDLASLAPVEVTSAPVVAALPEAAMAATTVLSNAGPSLATLAVSPMLAVAVTTAAPAGPAVSMAAALGTVTKDRQTDGPPPAGAALSGLM; encoded by the exons aTGGTTTTGTgtgcacaactctgtaaacaaAATGTATGTGCAA agaagccaccgcacgggcttagttgctccgcgacccCCCAGCCTGCCGCCAGCCGCCCCGAGAGCACGATGGTGGCGGCCCACCTGTTCCAGAAGTGTTGCCTGGTCCAGAGGATCCTGGAGGCCTGGGAAGCCAGTGACCACACACAGGCAGCGGGTGGCATGAGGCACGGGAACATGGGACACCTCA TGATCGCCAACACGGTGGTGCAGAACCTGGAGGGGGGCCCCATGCAGACCCAGCTCAGCGAGGTCATCCGAGGGCTCCCCTGGGACTGCCGCGGGCGCTGGGAGAGCTTTGTGGAGGAGACGCTGATGGAGGCCAACCGCAGGAACGCGGTGGACCTGGTTAGCACCCGCCATCTTCACCCCTCAAGTGAGGAAGAGGACGTGGAGGGCATTTTCCCTAATGAGCTGGCCCTTCAGCAGGCTTTCTCCAGGTACCAGGTTCAGCAGATGACAGCCACCTTCGTGGACCAGTTTGGCTTCAGCAACGAGGAGTTTGCTGAGCAGGACAACAGCGTCAACGCCCCATTTGACAGGATCGTGGAGATCAACTTCAGCGTCGACAGCCCCGGTGCCGCTCTGTTTGAGGCCTGCTGCAGTGACCACATCCAGCCCTTCGACAAGGACGACGACCTCTGGGAGGACGTCCGTGTGGCCCAAGTGACCAGAGCCAGGTTCGGGGGCCCTCATGCTTCAGAGAGCTGCCGGAAGGACGGCCCGGAGTGCCGAggccagggcagggaggagagctcGAGAGCAGTTGGGGACACGGCTCGGGCGGGCGGGCGCCTCTTGGGCTGCCGCCCAGAAGGAAGGTCCTCGTGTTAGGGTGGCTCAGAAGCAGGTGCCCCGTGGATGGTGTTTGATGAGCCGGAGAATTCCATGGCCTCGGGCCCGGCCCCGGCAGTGGCGATGGGCGTGGGTTCCAGTGTGTGGGTGGCCAGCTCCTCCAGTGCCTTGACTCCAGAGGAGAAAGGCTGGGCCAAGTTCGCTGGCTTCCAGCCTTTCTGCTGCTCTGAGTCAGGGCTGAGGTGCAGCTCCCCAGTGGACAGAGGTCATGGCGATGCCCAGGGTGGCCTGAACCAGGGCCCAGAGAGAACCCTTGGCCCGGCCACTCCGGGTGCCTGGAACGCATGTGTTACCAGGAAGGCGCCCCTGGTGGCCTCCAAGAGCCGTGAGGACAAGCTGATGGCGGCTGTTGCCTCGGAGGCTGTTAGTGTGGGTCCTGGTCAGGAGGCT CCCCCGCCGCCCGTGTCAGTCCCCAGGTGTGGGCGGGAGTGTTGTGGACAGACGTGGCCTGCAAGGTGTCCAGGGAAGGGCCCTGGGCCCGTGTGGCCCACAGAGTGGGCTGAGTGCGCCACCAGCACGCCTCCAGACCTGGCCTCCCTTGCACCTGTGGAAGTGACCTCTGCCCCGGTCGTGGCTGCCCTTCCCGAGGCTGCCATGGCGGCCACCACAGTACTGAGCAACGCCGGCCCCTCCCTGGCCACCCTGGCAGTCTCTCCTATGCTGGCTGTGGCCGTCAccactgcagccccagctggCCCAGCTGTCTCCATGGCGGCCGCCCTAGGGACGGTGACAAAGGACAGGCAGACAGACGGGCCGCCGCCTGCAGGAGCTGCCTTAAGTGGCCTcatgtga
- the LOC132515462 gene encoding LOW QUALITY PROTEIN: uncharacterized protein LOC132515462 (The sequence of the model RefSeq protein was modified relative to this genomic sequence to represent the inferred CDS: inserted 5 bases in 3 codons; deleted 3 bases in 2 codons; substituted 3 bases at 3 genomic stop codons), translating into MCICFCRGGGGVSAPCPAMQGVGXDFSREGARPGPGPKSSRHXHPLLLQGTAKAKPSSGQDYVYWVDPWRKRXQREAEAEREXRGDPDPAARSGSDHHPISPFLQPPVTESGRELKFWVERWPFSGAPTRPXPIRVELLTSVVSPAKGGSCHQQPPSQPQAAEETLQLRLNHCDPSLNFKSWGLREGSGAESCYPQAHSCPSLCHFPAPELAHLXALAPWIPLPGAFQIQQKHFFFFLESRTPSSMRSGGGKGSL; encoded by the exons ATGTGTATCTGTTTCTGTAGGGGTGGAGGGGGAGTGTCGGCCCCCTGCCCAGCTATGCAGGGGGTGGGGTAGGACTTTTCCAGAGAGGGAGccaggcctggccctggccccAAGAGCTCACGCC CCCACCCCTTACTTCTCCAGGGAACTGCCAAAGCCAAACCCAGCTCAGGACAGGATTATGTGTACTGGGTAGACCCATGGAGAAAGAGGtagcagagagaagcagaggcagagagggagtaGAGAGGGGACCCGGACCCGGCAGCAAGAAGTGGCAGTGATCATCACcccatctctcctttccttcaaCCTCCAGTAACAGAGTCAGGCAGAGAGCTGAAGTTTTGGGTGGAACGTTGGCCCTTCTCTGGAGCCCCTACCCGCCC CCCCATCAGGGTGGAGTTGCTGACCTCAGTGGTCAGCCCAGCCAAGGGAGGGAGCTGCCATCAGCAACCCCCTTCCCAACCCCAAGCAGCTGAGGAGACCCTGCAGCTCAGGCTCAACCACTGTGATCCCTCCCTTAACTTC AAGTCCTGGGGTCTCAGGGAGGGAAGTGGGGCTGAGAGTTGCTACCCCCAAGCACATTCCTGCCCTTCTCTCTGTCATTTTCCTGCCCCTGAGCTGGCCCACCT GGCATTAGCTCCTTGGATTCCTCTCCCGGGTGCCTTTCAGATccaacagaaacat tttttttttttcctggaaagcaGAACTCCGAGCAGCatgaggagtgggggtgggaagggcTCATTGTGA